TGCTTTAAATCACGGCGGAAATCGGGAGGATTTGTGTGCCGGGCATCCTACGGGATTTCATTCCCATGACTTCTGCCTTGTTTTAGGGAGGAGACTGGAGTGTTTTTCTTTAATACTCGAAGTGAGTTGAATTCCTGGAGCCTTTCTCATGTTTTCTTAGCGGTTCGGCTGATGATGTTAAAGCATGCACGTAGGGTCGGGGTGTTTGGAAGCGTGGCTGCAGGAATCTCTCCCGTAGATCCAGCGGGGGCTTTGGGAAAACGCCCGGAGCGGATGCAGAGGATgttctgcacagggctgggatgttTGAACCATGAGTCCCTCTAGTGCAgaccccagggatggagctttAAGGATGGTGTAAAcgagaaaaaaaatgtagaaaatatcCCCTTTGTGGCTTTAGGTAAGTGCTCACCAAAGGGGGGCTTTATATTaaggttttgtgggttttttggttttttttttttttttaaggtgtaGCTGTTCTGATATTTATGGGAAAAAACAAGGGTGCCGAGAAAACCGCTGACTAAGCTGTTCTCCGGACCCAAACGAAAGTTTCACAATTCTGTTTCCCCGGTGTTTTTGCTGTGAGGTGGAGAAACCCCGACTGATTTCTCTGCAAACAGGACTTAGcttttttttgggagggtggTAACGACCgactggggaggagggaacaGAAGTTTTGGAGCCTGAGGCTTTTAAACATGAACTGTTCATTTTGGTGTTAACTGGCTTTGCCCTGTCTGGGGACCGAGACTCTTCTGTAGctgtgaaaggagaaaaagcagcagctgaagggaaCACTTTGTGCTGTCTGATTTGTGCAAGGGGAGAAAATGCTGTGAGGAAAGATTAGCTGCCTCCTTTCCTCATTGTGTGAGAGGAGGAGaactcagccctgtgctctgtaaCCAGCTGTGGCTGAGTTTTAGAGTAATTTGTTTAAACAGGCCAGAGATTGTATTTACCTGATGCTGGAGCTGTAAATTACACCCCTGGGAAAAGCTGCCCCAAGGCAGGAATGAGGTCCTTGCTTCATGCTGGGCTTTGattgttttcctcctccctcatGAATATGCAGCAAGTGTTATTTTCTATCACTTCaaaagtttttggggtttgtaaACTTAGTGGCCCAGCTTGTTGATGATCTCTGACTAGCAGGTTAATGTGGGTTTGTAAGTTAATCTGTGTGAGGACATTAACTCCAGCATGAAAACTGGGCAGTGTTTGGCTTTGGGTTTGGGTTAACAAGGTCCCTCTAGTCCAGCactccttttcttctgcttttggtTGGTATAAATATAACCTGATGTCTTCTCCTTCAGCAAAGCAGGCGGCCCACGTGTCTGTCTTAAAAGGCTTTTGGAGAGGAACCCAAATGAGGCTTTTTTTGGTGTCTGTGTTAGGAATTGCATTTTCTGACATGACTGTCATCAGTTGCTATTAACAGTACTTGTATCCAAACAAACAAGGATTTAATCAGTACATCTTCCCCTTAGTGTTGGCATTCCTGTAGGGCCTGAAAGCAGGGAGAAGGGGAGTATCCCACAGATCAGGTGAGAGCTGCTCGGCCAGAAAATGTTCCTGACAGCTGCCAGACAGTAATTTTCATGTCTAGAAGACCTCCACAAATCTTATGTCATGGGTAATATTCCAGGAAGGTACTGCCAGGTGTTTGTTGGGCACTAAGGCATGAGGCATTTTTAAGATATAAAAACTGACTCAGAactaaaagtaaataaaaaaaaaaaggggctgTTATGCTGTTCAGTGATTTTCCTAAATACAGTATTTCTGTCAGCTTCCCTACCTTTTATTACTCACTCTGAGATTAGTGGCAAGAGTTTTGAAGTGttcttctgtgctgtgtgttctTTGTGGCATTTCATGCCTCCCTTCCCTTGGACACTGCAAACACTACAAGAGAACCAGACTTAAACTTCTTTCTGTCCACAGCCAGCTTAATATTTTGATATGTGATCTGTGTGCCAAAGTATtcaggctctttttttttttttttttttctagaatgCTGCttaatcctaaaaaaaaaacaaaaaaaattgctgttgcTAAAGTGGGACAGCCACTCATAACtacatttctgctgcttcttagTCCATTATAAATCTCTGTCTCTGCCCAGGgggagaagagagggagaggttTGGGATGTTGAGGTACTtgccagagccctgtgcagagctgctgtgaccACAGCACTTCTGTGGGATGTGCGTGCTTTCCTAATAAAAACATGTTTCCTaaacacagttaaaaaaattgcttcagTAGATGCAGTAACATTCCATTAACTTAGTGACCTGCAGGAgtactgcaaataaaaatagatttattttcctgtctctTCCAGGCCAGagcattttttttattattattaaaagagCCCAATAAAGTTCTGTACAGTGAAATGACAGCTGGTGTTAATAAACAATTTACATGaatccctgctgtcccttggCTCTCCCAAATGTGCCTGTGGAGTGTAAGCTGGGCCATGACTGTGGTGATGCCGAGGAGGAGTGTGGTTCAGAGGATGAAGCAGGACTAGCCCAGGGAGCTCAATGTGAGTGGGCCCTATGGGAGATGTACATGTGACAGGAACACAGTGAAATAAGTGAATTAAATATGATTTACCTGTCTTGTCTATGCTAATAATGGGAAGAAATTAAGTGGAACAGCACAGATCAAAAGCCAACCTCCAGCTAAAAAACTTTTTAAGGGTTGCAGGTATGCAGTGAGCACTttataacattaaaaaaaaacaaaggagtcTTCACAATACACTGCTATGTGTGACTGTTGTGCTTTGAGAAGATGCAATCATGTCTTGCATCACCCCTTGCAGTCACCTCTTGCACACAAGTGATGTGTCTTAGAAGGCACTGTGATATCCAGaaaagaagagaataaaaagctCTGAGTAGTTAATATTGATTTCATCAggctttttgttatttcttctaGGAAAAACAAGCTTTTTCTGTTAAAGATGTTCACTACAACATAGAGAATCCTGTGGTTGTCAGGATTTAATCCAGCTCTAATTTGAGCTGGTAAAACTGTTCCTACTGTCTTTGATAGCAGGCTGTGTCTTCCTGAGGGATTTCCTGGCCCTCCCATTTGCCAGCAAACGGGGCATGAGCAGGGGTGCCCCTGTCCtggcttccctgctccagccaaaGATGCACAGAACCACGGGCCACTAGTCCTGTGTTGGTGACACCTGGGACAGTCTGTCACCTCCTGAGGTGGGGAATCTGCCcaggaaacaggaaaatgttGGGATGTCATCTGCAGGAACTGTCTGAGAACTCAGAACTGATGTGCTCAAGAAAGATGCTCGGACTCGTGCTGGGTACTGCTGTTTGCTGTTCTTACACATATGCCAGAGACAAAGGTTGTTTTTATCACTTTGGTTACgttaaaaggaaaaccaaacagGTTCTAAGTGTACCCATGGCTCTTCTTTATGTACCAGAACTATGCAGTTTGTGGTGTGATGCAAGATGTTATTTCATCTCCCTGAAACAAAGCAGTTACAAGTAGCTGTGGCTTGGGAAAACTGGTGTTTTTTAATGTTAGAAAGTGCTTGTTGCAAGCTGTGAGCCTTGGATGTTTGGTAGCTGgaggctgatttttgcctgagTTCTTTCTCCACGCTGTTCCATTCGCTGGTTTGTGTGTTCTGTAGGGTGTCTGGACATGGGCTGAGTCTCAGCAGGTAGTGCAGGACCTGCTGAAGGAAACCACACAGCTCCCCTCAGGGGAGAGAGGTGGCCTGTGGGCTCAGAGGgcctctgctgctttttgcagCTTCAGGTCGGCATTCCAGTGTCTTTCCTGATGGGAAAAATACACTGGgtctctatttttttaaaatatatttttaaaaattattatttttagtttattttatttatcttatGTTATCTCATTCTTAAAGTTATGTTCCTGATAAAATCTGCAAAAAACCCCCTGAGAGGAATGAGGGTGCAATCCCAGGTGGCTGTGCAGCCGTGAATTGTAAAAATCCCTCGATCCCTTTAGGAAACACCTTTGGTTTGCCTCCATAAAATCATACAGACAATTCCAGTAAATGTCTCTAAGCTTTTCTGCCTTGATTCCTCACCCCACTAGGGAAGCAGGGAAGGACAAAGCTGATGTGACTCACAGTGGTGATGTGCCTGTGGGGTGAGGGAGGGTGTGGGAATCACGGCTCGTGTCCATGGGAAGGGTGGCTGAAGCTGATGAGTTACACACAAGACCAGTCATGCATGAGGTTTTGTTGTCTTTTCCAGGCAGATTTGGAATGACTTCACATCTGAGTGTTAGGGAAGGACTCCCAGAATGGATCTGCACATGAAAAGGAGTTTTTTTACAGTGTGTAACAGCTGAGGCTTGAGTGATTATCCATGGCAAAGATGGGAATTGCTGTGAGTAGCTGTGCTAAATTTTCACACACAGTGGAAATCCTCACCATCCAGCCTCCTTCTCTTTCCAGCAAGGAGAGTTACTCCTTTGGGGATGAtccactgcaggcacagctgagcaGAGGTTAACACAGATGTGACTctggctgcttttctttcattctccATTTGGGAGCATCCCATAGGATTTCCCTCTGCTGTGACTCTCATATCACCTCACAGCCTTTTAAAGCatggagaggcagagcagttGGAATTTCCTCAGGCCTCCATCATGCAGTGCCTGTGGgatccctccctggctgcatcCTGGATGCTCTCctggtgtgcagggacagcagtgagTGCTGTGACCTGGTGGTGGGGAGTCCCCCTCACCCCAAATCTTGTGACATCCTCCTCACTGGAGAGTGTTTTAGCCTCTGCCCAACCCTTTTCTCTATCAAAGAAAGTGAGTGTTGTCTCTGCTTGGGAATTGTGATGGGCTGTGTTGATACCCttaaaaatgtcaattttttcAGGCTTGTGCCTTCAAGCAACAGCAAGAGGTGtttgcaggagctgggcctgccTTTGCTCTGGGGACGTGCACACTGTCAAAAGCTGAAACCCTCAATTCCTCCAGCTCTTGGGGCCAAGAGCAAGGAATTCCAAATTAAACAGATTAGCTGCAAGCCCTGAACTTCTCCCAGCTGTGTGCCTATGCCCCAGAGAGTGAGCaatgtaaataaaatgtcaCACTGCACTTTGAAGTTGGTGTATTTTTGACTATTACACCAGTTCCTTATTTTCTAAAATGAGTAATGCAGTGGGATGCGTAATTCATATCCCAAATACAAGAAAATGCCAAGAAATTCCTATGTCCCATCAGCTGTGGCTTTTGTTTATGTTTATTTCAGACATATAGACTggatgtattttttaatgtgtatcTAGGATAGAAAAAGCAGAGTTAAACAGAAGTGAAGCCACATGTAATATCAAAGTAACATTTGAGGCAAATCATCATAAATCAAGCAGTATTTTATGTAGAAGTTGTGcttcaagttttttttttcctttcagagttAAATAATAACCAAAACAGTGACACAAAGAATATGGCAGTAAAACACAGAGATAAATCTGCCATGTTTTACTTGGATATCACAAGGGCTTAGAAACATTTCGGGTGTTTTATATACCATATGTGCTTTATTGCTTAAACTGCAGAGAATTTGTACCTCCCTGAGGGACTCTTGCACTCTGTGGCAAAAAGCTTGAAGGATTCTCTGGGTGTTTGTGGAAAGAACAGCAACATCTCGTGGTGTGGTTGTGGGACAGCCTCACCACAGTGTGCACAGGATGCAGAGCTTGGCATTAAATTTCCACATGGCCTGTATGCAACAGACAACCTTgctcctggaaataaaactgacttgTAAGAGTGTATGGGGTCCATAGTTTTTCTGGAAGGGTGGAAATAAAAATGGCCAGGCACTGTCCACAAACAGAGCAGCTCACGTGAAGAGCTCAGCTTATTTGGAAGGGATTATTTGATTCTTTTGTCACACTGTAGGTAGATGaatctgggggttttttttgagctgGGAGCAAGTAATGAGGCTGGTGTTTACCCAGCTGAGCAAGTGGAACACATAAGTTTTGTGCTTGGGTGTTCCAAAGGGAATTTGTTTACAGGATGTGTAGCTTAACAGTTCTGGAGCTGCAATGGCCTCTGGAGCTAGAGAGGCAATAAGgaatgtatttataaaattctgcttttctgtgtgttGGGAGTGTGAGTACTGTCTATAAAACACTGCATTTACTTGCTTTGTGCTTTGCAGAAGGGAGGTGTTTCCCTGACCTTCCTCTTTAGCTCctccaatattttaaaagagacCCTTTATGTTTGAACACAGGGGGACGTGCTTGAGGGTTTTAATTGGTGCCAAATTTTAGGGAAGGCCCCTGAAGAGAGGGAGATGTGCAGGGGGGGCAGCTGTGCACTGTGTGGTTCAGGAGGTGACAGGAGGCCGTGCTGTCACGGCGTGGTGGGGACATGGCTGATGGCACACCCTGAGCACCCAGCTGCATCTGGATCAGAAGTGCCAAAGCCAACCCCTTTGTGAGGGATGCACCTCAGAGTGAGCAGGGAGTCATTATTAGTGCAGGAAGAGGTAACAATATCCCCCAGCAAGGCATGGAAGTTGAGCTGTGTTTTTGCTGCAGATTTGATCTGGGATTTCTGAAGCAACAAAGGACCCAGGGGTAGCTACAGCCTGTGAAATCTCTCAATAATAGGATAGgatttctcttctttccatCCTCAAGgtattaaaatgaagaaattaagcTGCAATGACTGCTCATTAAATGCTGAGGGAGTGTGTTAATCTGATAAATGGGAAGATTGTTTTCAGGCAGAAGAGGATGAATTGAAATGAATTGCAACTTTTGGGTTCACTGGAATTAATGCACCTAGGATCAACTGTTATTTCAGccagctttttttttactggCAGTTTCAATATTCTAAAAATGGTATTTCCTGCCTCCTCTCTGAACAAGATACCACACATGCTTGTAATTTAAATGTCACAGGCCCCATAACATGTGTGATCAATGGTATCTTGTATCATTTTCCTTTTACCCAAAGCATTCGGGTTACATTTATGTGGGTCTCATAGGGGATCTTTGCTTTTTGGAGGGAAAACACATGTATCCTGAAGCCTGAATTTTAGTTTgatttcaaggaaaaatgtCCCAGTTCATAGGAAGGGATTTGGAGCACAGTTTAGGACACAATAGAAATTGAAAGcattattttattgctttgtgCAGATGTAAAAGAATCAGAGAACAAGTGTTGTAAAGCAGCATAAGaatgattttttggttttttttttttttttaatactagaTGAGTGGTACTATCCTTAACACACAAGAGGTTGCATTTCCTCATATTAGCATGACATCATCCAATCAGCTTGTAAAAATctatttgggcttttttcctccattcctAGTAGTCATTTTTTGGGATCAGTGAGCAACAGTATTCCTTGTTTATTTCAACTATCTATTTCAACACTTGTTGCATGTGTGTTTTTGTTATCATCAGcatctttttttgtttaaaaaaattcccatgtAACTGCAACAGCAACAAGACCTGAAAGCTGCAGCCTCTGACAGGTACACCGAGGGCATTGTGACTGcagaggaaagtggttttttccactttttccatCTGGGAAAATGGTTTTCTTCATTGACACTTACTGACTGAAGTTAAATGTTTGGCAGGTGGAGTTCAAAcatctttttgttttgtaatgGGAAAAATGCCCCTGCCAAATAATCTGCAACATCGCATTTTAAAAAGGGAGTAGTAACAGaccttggggggaaaaaaaccccctgaacATCTGGGAATAATAAAGGACActgaaaaattccatttctaacaagaaaaggaaacagtCTGCAAATGTGTTCTTTATTGTAAACACCTGATTTTATGGTTTCTTTTCCACTGGTGCATCACAGTGTTGTGTGATTTTCCCTTGAGCATGGCTGTGATCACACTGGAGGGTTGTGgcagcatccccagagcccctctgcaaaaaaaaaaggcttctcTCCCATCCCcattgtgttttatttctctctctggcCATCCCTTATCTCCTGTAAATGCCTGAGGAGTTTTTGGTGGCAGCCTTGGAGGCTGTTTCCTTATGTTCTCTTGTCCACCAGGCTGCCCCAGTGTCCCAGCTGTTCCAAAAAAGCCACACCCCGAGCCAGCATCGCATTAGCTGCTCCTAACAAATGAGGCTTTGAAAAGAGGACTGAAAACTTTGAAACTTCAGCTCTAGAAATAATTAATGCTGAAAGAGCCATGGTGGCAaccagagggagaggaggagaagggtgtGATATGGGAGGAAAAAGTGATGACCAAGTCAGAGACCAAAtagctgtgatttttctttccattgctGCGCTTTATGATGAAGTGATTGTGTGGGTGAAGGACACACTGGTAGTTGTGTGTGTCTGAGCTATGACAGTAATTTGTACTTGTttgctccttttctctctctctccttctgtaAGTGGTGATTAGAGTGCTTATAAAATAACTAGCATAGTGCAAATGCTTCTCTGAACAAAAAGGTCGAGAGTTCAGAACCTAATGAAGGAGCAGAGTCCCCCTCTGTTGAGAGCTCTCTGTTGGCCAGCCTCAGAGTGAGCTGATTGTGCCACAGCTTATGGCACTTTCTTACTGGCTACAAACTGCCCCAGAAATAATGGAGTAATGATAAAAATAGAGACTTGTAGCACAAGTTTCACTTGGCTGAACTGTAGCACGTCTAGAAGTGAGCTGTTCTCTACGAGTTACAGATAAAGAATGGCTTTTATGGTTATGTGATTCTGTAGTGTGTGCAATTAAACAGCCTGACTGTGGCTCTCTGTGCATGAAGGGCAATAGCTCCAAGTCATCATTAGCTGACCTTAATTACCAGAGTAATGTCCATGCAGGTGGCTTTTGTCTCTGTGAACTCCGCCTTCCTTGTGCTTTCAGGCAAACGTGGATGTGTTCTGACAGAACAAGAGTAACTTTCTATCAAACGAGCCATGTTTATATGTGCCCCCCTGCTGTTTCATTGTACTCCATTCCTCCTCAGGCGCTGGCAATTTTTTGCTTGCTCCCTCATcaggcaggagcagtggggaggAAAAACTTGGGGGACAACATGCCCTGCATAAGGATGCAACGAGCATTTAAATTTCAGCGCACAATTTAGAACCACGAAGGCAAGATTAATGATTTACTGGTTGCAGTCCTGCTCAGAGGACATCCAGCTGAGCCCTTTTACCAAAGACACTTTGTTTGATGAAGTGTAGTTTATTAATTGGTTTAAAGACCTGTCCTTTTTCCAGGCCACCAGCCAACTCAGTGCTTGGCAGATGTGAGTGCTGTAACTTGGCCTTGACTTGTGTTTCATCAGCGTTTTGTCTGCGGTGCAGGCTTGCAGTCTGCTCCTCAGCAGGAATGTACTGCTCATCCTTTGGGCTAATTTCTTGTTTAAAAGTTTAATGCCTTTCCAATGCTTCCTTATAACATTTCCAGTTAAGAGTGTAAGCCTGGGTTGAAGGAACTGCTGTAAAGGGATTCCTGCCCATGTCATGCAGGCATCCAGGTTTCTGCCCTGGTGACAGCACCATGTGTACCTTTGCCATCAGCACTGAGTTGTTGCAGCTTTTCATCAAAAAAATaatcccttctctccctcctgaTTCTATTTTTGGAAACAGCTGCACCATTCTTAGTAAAAtcctgggaaggaggggaaacCTTACCCAGAGCTGATGCCTGGTATGGAAAAATCTGTCCATATTTGAAATGATGCATAAGCTGTATAGTTGTATATAATGAAGCTGAAAGTATTATTCAAGCAGTCCTGTACTGCTGTGGGGCATTCTGCCCTCTGATTGAGAGGCTCTGTGCATCAGATGCTCTGAACAGCTGTAGAGCTTAGAACACCCTTCAATccccagcctgggagagcagTGGGGATTCACAGGCAGTTTATCAGATTCTACACAGCTTTCTCAGATTATACATGTAAAACAAAATACACTGGATTTGTGATCTGCTTGCAAATTTGAGCTTTGTGTGATTAGAGTTTGATTTGAATCATGTTTGTTGTTTCTCCATAGATGGCTTGTGGGTGATGCGCTGTGCAAGTGCCTCAAGTTTTCCTACAAGATGTGTTCCCCAAATCCAGCAAACTGGGTCACCTTTGATGACGAGCCTCTCTTCCAGTCACCTCAGAAATTGGTTGACAATCAGAGTAGCTCCAGACCAAATGGCCTCAAGCTCAAACTGTGCAGTGTTCATGATTCTTCAAGCAGGCCATCCTCTACAGGCAGCACTCCGCTCTCATCTCCTGTGGTTGATTTCTACCTGAGTCCTGGACCCCCCAGCAACTCTCCACTTACTACACCTACCAGAGACTACCCAGGAAACCCCTGCATTCCAAAGTCTGGGATTCACATGCTTTACCCCATCCCTGAATGGCCATCAAATATTAacccttctccatcccctgggACGTGCTCATCCCTGACCTCACAGAAACCAAGCAGTCTTCCTTTGAGCCCCTCACCTGATGACCACCCAGGTAAGACTTTGGTCTCCAAATCAGCAGATGAAGGAAGTCCTAACCCACCAGGAAGCTGCGAGGAGCTGGCTCCAGGACACTTCCCATACTTCCACAGTGACTGTGCTTTTTCCAGTCCTTTTTGGAAGGAAGGATGCTCCCTCAGCATGTCACCAGCTAATGCCAGCATGCACAGGAAGGACAAAGTGCTTGACAGGAGTGGGTGTCATCCTAGGGACAAAGAAACATGTCATGATCAGAAAAGCCTTAACCAGGGCTCCTTCAGTtacatctgtgagaggcttgaACACCTGCAAGCTGACAGCTGTGAGACCCTGGAAAACCCAcccatctccagcagccccgCGTGGCAGAAGCTCTGCCCCGCCATCCCACGCAGCCTTTTCAGGAGCCAGAAATCAGACGGGTGGCCATTCATGCTGAGGATTCCTGAGAAGAAGAACATGATGTCATCTCGGCAGTGGGGCCCCATTTACCTGAGCGTCCTGGCCGGAGGGGTGCTGCAGATGTATTACGAGAAGGGCCTGGAGAAACCTTTCAAGGAATTCCAGCTGCAGCCGCAGTGCAAGCTGTCCGAACCCAAACTGGAGAGCTACAATGTCTCAGGGAAAATCCACACTGTGAAGATCGAGTGTGTCTCTTACACGGAGAAGAGGAGGTACCACCCCAAAGTGGAGGTGATCCACGAGCCAGAGGTGGAGCAGATGTTGAAGCTGGGCACCACTGACTACAACGACTTCACCGATTTCCTCGTGACGGTCGAGGAGGAGCTCATGAAGCTTCCTACTGTTTCCAGACAAAAGAGGAATTATGAAGAGCAAGAAATGACTCTGGAAATAGTGGATAACTTTTGGGGGAAAGTCACTAAGGCAGAAGGAAAACTCGTGGAAAGTGCGGTCATCACACACATTTACTGCCTGTGTTTTGTGAACGGCGGCGCCGAGTGTTTCCTAACCCTGAACGACCTGGAGCTCCAGAAGAGGGACGAGCGTTACTTTGAGAAGGAGCAGGACAAGAAGTGGATCGAGATTCTCGACTGCCATTTCCATAACTGTGTCAAAGCGCAGGAATTTGAGCAGTCGCGGATTATTAAGTTTACACCCCTGGACGCCTGCAGGCTGGAACTGATGCGTTTCAGGACACACTACAATGGGCAAGACCTTCCCTTCTCTGTGAAGGCTGCAGTGGTGGTTCAGGGGGCATACATTGAACTTCAGGCTTTCATCAACATGGCCTCAACTGCTCACATCCCCACACGCTTACCCTCTGTGAAATACTGTGAAAATGTTATGATACGCTTTCCTGTTCCCACACAGTGGATCAAAGCACTTTGGACCATGAACCTGCAAAGGCAGAAGTCCCTAAAAGCCAAAATGAACAGGAGAGCATGCCTTGGGGCTTTGCACGAGGTTGAATCTGACCCCGTAATCCAAGTCTCGGTTGGAACAGCAAAATACGAGAGTGCCTACAGGGCCGTGGTGTGGAAGATTGACAGGCTTCCAGACAAAAATTCAAGTAAATAATTTGTGCTGTGGGCTTGGGTGTGTGTCTTCACTGGGTTTGTGCTTGTGTACCTCCATCAGCTGTTGTGGTTCGGGTTTTTATCTGTGGGATGCTGTTGGTAGAAGCCAGAATAATCTTTTcggaaaaaaaccttttagaCTTACCAATTTCTTTAAACCATGATTTCGTAATTTATTTGATGGAGGCAGGTGTACTGTCAGTCATTTAAAGTGTGTGGTATCATGGAAGCAGAGCTGATCATTCAGAGTGAACCTCAAGTCTGTAGCAGTAAGGTTGAGGGAAGGGTTTATGCTTCCCGTGGACCAGCTGGGCAATGGGTGGGATGGGAAGCAGAGGTTGGTAATATGATTTATTAACCAAATATCACACAGCTAATAGAAAAGATGTATTGGCACTGCTGGGTCTTGGCTTTTTAGCATCATTTACGAAATGGAAGGTATGATACAGAACTAGAAGGTGCTGTGGTTAAATTTGCTGTAGGAAGTGCTGTGCTTTTGCCAAGGCTGGTTTCTGTTGCCTCTTTCATGGGTTTGTGCATTGAGATTGTACATTCATGGCAATAACTGCACTGACAAAAAATGCCTCCCACTTTATTCCCATTTCTTTCTGGTGGGGGTACCTCACTGAAAACTTGTACTAGTACAAACAGCTACATTTTAAATTGCACACATGGAAGTAGTTATTTAATTTAAAGGTGAAAATATGactttttgaagaagaaaaaaatataaatatttgggTTTACAAGTCCAATTTTTAGTCGTATTACCAGTACCTTTCTAAAGGCATATACTAGTTTT
Above is a genomic segment from Zonotrichia leucophrys gambelii isolate GWCS_2022_RI chromosome 3, RI_Zleu_2.0, whole genome shotgun sequence containing:
- the STON1 gene encoding stonin-1 isoform X2; translation: MCSPNPANWVTFDDEPLFQSPQKLVDNQSSSRPNGLKLKLCSVHDSSSRPSSTGSTPLSSPVVDFYLSPGPPSNSPLTTPTRDYPGNPCIPKSGIHMLYPIPEWPSNINPSPSPGTCSSLTSQKPSSLPLSPSPDDHPGKTLVSKSADEGSPNPPGSCEELAPGHFPYFHSDCAFSSPFWKEGCSLSMSPANASMHRKDKVLDRSGCHPRDKETCHDQKSLNQGSFSYICERLEHLQADSCETLENPPISSSPAWQKLCPAIPRSLFRSQKSDGWPFMLRIPEKKNMMSSRQWGPIYLSVLAGGVLQMYYEKGLEKPFKEFQLQPQCKLSEPKLESYNVSGKIHTVKIECVSYTEKRRYHPKVEVIHEPEVEQMLKLGTTDYNDFTDFLVTVEEELMKLPTVSRQKRNYEEQEMTLEIVDNFWGKVTKAEGKLVESAVITHIYCLCFVNGGAECFLTLNDLELQKRDERYFEKEQDKKWIEILDCHFHNCVKAQEFEQSRIIKFTPLDACRLELMRFRTHYNGQDLPFSVKAAVVVQGAYIELQAFINMASTAHIPTRLPSVKYCENVMIRFPVPTQWIKALWTMNLQRQKSLKAKMNRRACLGALHEVESDPVIQVSVGTAKYESAYRAVVWKIDRLPDKNSREILRP
- the STON1 gene encoding stonin-1 isoform X1, encoding MCSPNPANWVTFDDEPLFQSPQKLVDNQSSSRPNGLKLKLCSVHDSSSRPSSTGSTPLSSPVVDFYLSPGPPSNSPLTTPTRDYPGNPCIPKSGIHMLYPIPEWPSNINPSPSPGTCSSLTSQKPSSLPLSPSPDDHPGKTLVSKSADEGSPNPPGSCEELAPGHFPYFHSDCAFSSPFWKEGCSLSMSPANASMHRKDKVLDRSGCHPRDKETCHDQKSLNQGSFSYICERLEHLQADSCETLENPPISSSPAWQKLCPAIPRSLFRSQKSDGWPFMLRIPEKKNMMSSRQWGPIYLSVLAGGVLQMYYEKGLEKPFKEFQLQPQCKLSEPKLESYNVSGKIHTVKIECVSYTEKRRYHPKVEVIHEPEVEQMLKLGTTDYNDFTDFLVTVEEELMKLPTVSRQKRNYEEQEMTLEIVDNFWGKVTKAEGKLVESAVITHIYCLCFVNGGAECFLTLNDLELQKRDERYFEKEQDKKWIEILDCHFHNCVKAQEFEQSRIIKFTPLDACRLELMRFRTHYNGQDLPFSVKAAVVVQGAYIELQAFINMASTAHIPTRLPSVKYCENVMIRFPVPTQWIKALWTMNLQRQKSLKAKMNRRACLGALHEVESDPVIQVSVGTAKYESAYRAVVWKIDRLPDKNSSLDHPHSLSYKLELGSDQEIPSDWYPFATVQFVVHDTCASGTEVKSLGIESDLQPQKHVVQKAFYSCQVEIEKKWIRLDGEDPDKAGNCLMQ